The sequence GGTGTTACGTAACAACTTCAAAGTTAACGGATTGATTTTGTTTATCAGCTTCGTAGGCACATTCAGCTTGCTTATCTTTTAAAAGAGAGAGTTGTTCTGCTAGGAAGCCAGCTTCAAGTTTATAAGAGTAGGGTGGGTCATATGATAAGCGCTTGGAGGTCCACTCTCCTTTTAGGGAGAAGTGATACTCGTTCTTTTTCTCCTTTTCTAAGGTTATGTGCCCCCATCCCATTGTGGTAAAGAATGTTTCAATTTCATCTATAGTATGACATGGGTAATAACGTGCCAAGTTTTTGCCCATTATATAGAGAATGGTATCTGTTTCTTTTCCCAATAAATCAGGAAGAAGTTGTGTACGCAATACTTCATGCCCAATCAAGGAAGAAGGGATGTCTTTATATTGGTGGAATAGATTTGCGATTTGATCATTCATTTTGTTCATCCTCTCTATCTTCTTCTACTTAATTATTACAGGCAGATAGGGGTATGCGCAATGGATAAAGATAGCATGATGAGATAAGATAAGAAATGCATTCGAGTTTTTAGACGTTTAGGTCGTCAAATGTTAAGATATATAGTATTACATCAAATGGTCCTGTTAACTGTTTCCATTCTAGATACCATTTTAGTAACAAGTTTTCTTGACGCTTACAGACTATAGAAGTACAATAAACGTGTCACAAATTGTACTTTTTTACAGGCAATGTGGGGGGGATGAAAGCATACCTCTATTTTTTTAAACGTTTGTAAAGCGCTTTATTGTCTGAAAAGTGTGCATACCAAAAATAGGATTTACTTATTTATTGAGGGGGGTAAACGTCACAAATGGCAGCGAATCGAGAGTTTTTGTATCGTAGATTACATTCATTATTAGGGGTAATTCCAGTTGGAATCTTTTTAATCCAACACTTAGTTGTTAACCATTTTGCAACACGTGGACCAGAAGCATTCAACAGTGCAGCACATTTTATGGAGAATCTTCCATTTAGGATTGTGTTAGAACTATTTGTTATTTTCATCCCATTGTATTTTCACGCTATTTACGGAGTGTACATAGCTTTTACCTCCAAGAATAACGTATCGTCTTACGGATATTTCCGTAACTGGATGTTCTATCTGCAACGCATTTCAGGAATTATTACACTGATCTTCGTGACATGGCACGTATGGGAAACACGCATACAAGCAGGATTGGGAAATGTTGAAGTGAACTACGCATTAATGGAGAATATTTTGGAAAATCCATTTATGTTAGTTTTTTACATAATAGGTGTGATTTCAACAACGTTCCACTTTGCTAACGGCCTATGGTCATTTTTAGTTTCATGGGGAATCACAATGTCTCCGCGTTCTCAGGTTATATCAACGTATGTAACGTTAGGTATATTTGTATTGCTTAGTTATGTAGGAGTAGCTGCAATATTAGCATTTGCATTGTAATAAATGAAAACAATAAATGAAACGTTTGTTTTAGAGTATAAAAGGGAGTGAGTAGTAACAATGAGTAATGAAAACATCGTCGTAGTAGGCGGAGGCCTAGCTGGTCTTATGGCTACAATCAAAGCCGCTGAAGCAGGTGTACATGTAGATTTATTATCTCTTGTACCTGTTAAACGTTCTCACTCTGTATGTGCGCAAGGTGGAATCAATGGAGCGGTTAATACCAAAGGGGAGGGTGACTCTCCTTGGGAACACTTTGATGATACAGTATATGGTGGTGACTTCTTAGCAAATCAACCACCAGTAAAAGCAATGTGTGAGGCAGCACCAAGCATTATTCACATGTTAGACCGTATGGGAGTTATGTTTAACCGGACACCAGAAGGTCTGCTTGATTTCCGTCGCTTTGGTGGTACTCAACATCACCGTACTGCATATGCAGGAGCAACAACAGGTCAACAATTACTGTATGCACTTGATGAGCAAGTTCGCCGTCATGAAGTCGCAGGTCTTGTAACAAAATATGAAGGATGGGAATTTTTATCCTCTGTAGTTGATGAATCCGGTGTTAGCCGTGGAGTTATGGCTCAGAATATGACAACACATGAAATCCGTTCCTTCAGAGCTGATGCAACCATTATAGCTACAGGTGGACCTGGTATCATCTTTGGTAAATCAACAAACTCTGTTATAAACACAGGTTCTGCAGCATCAGCTCTATACCAACAAGGTGCTGTTTATGCAAACGGTGAGTTTATTCAAATTCACCCAACCGCAATCCCTGGAGACGATAAACTTCGTCTTATGAGTGAATCAGCACGTGGTGAAGGTGGACGAGTGTGGACGTATAAAGATGGCGAGCCTTGGTATTTCTTAGAAGAGAAATATCCTGCGTACGGTAACCTAGTACCTCGTGATATCGCAACACGTGAGATATTTGATGTTTGTGTAAATCAGAAACTTGGAATTAATGGAGAAAACATGGTTTATCTTGATCTTTCTCACAAGGATTCCAAAGAGCTTGATGTTAAACTAGGCGGCATCATTGAAATTTATGAAAAATTTGTAGGGGATGACCCGCGTAAAGTTCCAATGAAGATATTCCCTGCTGTCCACTATTCTATGGGTGGATTGTATGTCGATTACGATCAAATGACGACCATTCCAGGAGTGTTTGCAGCTGGAGAATGCGACTTCACTCAACATGGTGGTAACCGTTTAGGTGCTAACTCTCTTCTATCATCAATTTATGGTGGTATGGTTTCAGGTCCAAATGCAGTGAAGTACATTCAAGGTTTAGATAAAGTAGCAGAAGACATGTCTTCGAAGCTGTTTGATGATAAACTAAAAGAAGAGCAAGAGAAGTTCGATGCTATTATGAATATGAACGGTTCAGAGAACGCTTATCAAATCCACAAAGAACTTGGTGAGTGGATGACCGATAACGTAACAGTAGTCCGTAAAAATGATAAATTGCTTGAAACAGATAAGAAAATTCAAGAATTACAAGAGCGTTTTAATGATATAAACGTAAATGACACCACTCGTTGGAGTAACCAAGGCGCAATGTTTATTCGTCAGTTAGAAAACATGTTGCACCTGGCTAGGGTTATCACTATTGGTGCTTATAACCGTAACGAAAGCCGTGGAGCTCACTTTAAACCAGATCACCCTGATCGTAATGATGAAGAATGGTTAAAAACAACAAAAGCATCTTTCAATGCTGAAAAGAATGCTCCGGAATTCAGTTACGAGGATGTAGATACTTCCTTTATTGAGCCACGGAAACGAGACTATTCTAAGAGCAAAGGGGGTAACTAATAATGAGTGAAGACAAACAAGTTACACTTATTGTGACGCGACAAGACGATCCGGAATCAGCACCGTATGATGAAACGTTTAAAATTCCATACCGTAACAACATGAACGTGATTTCAGCCCTTATGGAAGTTCGTCGTAACCCTGTTAATGCAAATGGAGAAGCAACCACCCCTGTATATTGGGATATGGGTTGCTTGGAGGAAGTTTGTGGCGCATGCTCTATGATTATCAACGGAAAACCTCGTCAGTCATGTACGGCATTAGTAGATCAGCTTGAGCAACCTATTCGTCTAGCGCCTATGTCTACTTTCCCAGTTATGCGTGACCTTGGTGTCGATCGTAGTCGTATGTTTGATTCCTTGAAAAAGGTGAAAGCATGGGTGCCAATTGATGGTACATACGACCTTGGACCAGGGCCTAAAATGGCTGAAAATAAGCGTCAATGGGCATATGAGCTATCAAAGTGTATGACGTGCGGTGTTTGTTTAGAAGCATGTCCGAATGTGAATAGTAAATCCGATTTCATAGGTCCTGCAGCTATCTCTCAGGTTCGTTTATTTAACTCCCACCCAACAGGTGCAATGAATAAAAATGAACGTTTAGAAGCATTAATGGGAGAAGGCGGCTTAGCTGAATGTGGTAACTCTCAGAACTGTGTTCAGTCTTGCCCTAAAGGTATTCCTTTAACAACATCCATCGCTTCTATGAACCGTGAGACTGCATTACATTCCTTCAAAAGCTTCTTTGGAAGTGACCACGAAGTAGAATAAGAGTATAGTCAAAATCGG is a genomic window of Pontibacillus yanchengensis containing:
- a CDS encoding DUF2507 domain-containing protein, producing MNDQIANLFHQYKDIPSSLIGHEVLRTQLLPDLLGKETDTILYIMGKNLARYYPCHTIDEIETFFTTMGWGHITLEKEKKNEYHFSLKGEWTSKRLSYDPPYSYKLEAGFLAEQLSLLKDKQAECAYEADKQNQSVNFEVVT
- a CDS encoding succinate dehydrogenase cytochrome b558 subunit yields the protein MAANREFLYRRLHSLLGVIPVGIFLIQHLVVNHFATRGPEAFNSAAHFMENLPFRIVLELFVIFIPLYFHAIYGVYIAFTSKNNVSSYGYFRNWMFYLQRISGIITLIFVTWHVWETRIQAGLGNVEVNYALMENILENPFMLVFYIIGVISTTFHFANGLWSFLVSWGITMSPRSQVISTYVTLGIFVLLSYVGVAAILAFAL
- the sdhA gene encoding succinate dehydrogenase flavoprotein subunit, with the translated sequence MSNENIVVVGGGLAGLMATIKAAEAGVHVDLLSLVPVKRSHSVCAQGGINGAVNTKGEGDSPWEHFDDTVYGGDFLANQPPVKAMCEAAPSIIHMLDRMGVMFNRTPEGLLDFRRFGGTQHHRTAYAGATTGQQLLYALDEQVRRHEVAGLVTKYEGWEFLSSVVDESGVSRGVMAQNMTTHEIRSFRADATIIATGGPGIIFGKSTNSVINTGSAASALYQQGAVYANGEFIQIHPTAIPGDDKLRLMSESARGEGGRVWTYKDGEPWYFLEEKYPAYGNLVPRDIATREIFDVCVNQKLGINGENMVYLDLSHKDSKELDVKLGGIIEIYEKFVGDDPRKVPMKIFPAVHYSMGGLYVDYDQMTTIPGVFAAGECDFTQHGGNRLGANSLLSSIYGGMVSGPNAVKYIQGLDKVAEDMSSKLFDDKLKEEQEKFDAIMNMNGSENAYQIHKELGEWMTDNVTVVRKNDKLLETDKKIQELQERFNDINVNDTTRWSNQGAMFIRQLENMLHLARVITIGAYNRNESRGAHFKPDHPDRNDEEWLKTTKASFNAEKNAPEFSYEDVDTSFIEPRKRDYSKSKGGN
- the sdhB gene encoding succinate dehydrogenase iron-sulfur subunit, yielding MSEDKQVTLIVTRQDDPESAPYDETFKIPYRNNMNVISALMEVRRNPVNANGEATTPVYWDMGCLEEVCGACSMIINGKPRQSCTALVDQLEQPIRLAPMSTFPVMRDLGVDRSRMFDSLKKVKAWVPIDGTYDLGPGPKMAENKRQWAYELSKCMTCGVCLEACPNVNSKSDFIGPAAISQVRLFNSHPTGAMNKNERLEALMGEGGLAECGNSQNCVQSCPKGIPLTTSIASMNRETALHSFKSFFGSDHEVE